In the Trichoderma atroviride chromosome 4, complete sequence genome, GATTCCGCGGCTGGACACGGTGATTTTCAACGCGGCGTATGGGAATTGGTCCGGGTGCAATTATCCCAAGGCTATATGGATGATTTTGAGCGAGGGGTTGGTGCAGGCGGTGACGTATCCGACGTTTAAGAATTCGTTGCCGACGAGTATTTTGAATGAGCAGGAGAGCTATGGATACGTATGTTTTGTCCTTTCCAACTACCTTTGCCGGTATGCTTTCTTCCCGGTTGTCATATGCTAACAGCGAGATACAGCCCGAAAAGCCCCTTTTGGGTGAAGTCTTTACTGCCTGCGTCTTTGGCCACTACGTCCTCGCCCACCagctgctcccgctgctgTCTCGCCACTCAGAATCCGAGTCCCGCGGCCGAATCGTCTGGTCCTCTAGTATAGAAGCCATAGAGGAAGTGTACGTGGCCGACGACATGCAGTGCTTCCTCAAGCCCGCCGCGTACGAATCCGCCAAGCGCCTCACCGACATCATCTCCCTCTCATACTCGCTCCCCTCTGTTCAGAAATTCTCACGGCCCTTTTTGACGATTGACCAAGAGTCCGGTGGAGACGCTGCCGAGAAGCCCGTCCCGCCAAAGATGTATCTCACGCACCCCGGCGTCGTGGCCAGCACGCTGTTCCCCGTGCCgtggttcttcttctgggcgTATGAGCTCGCGCTGGTGGTTGCGCGCTGGATCGGCTCGCCGTGGCACAATGTCGATGGCTACAGGGGTTCCACGTCGGCAGCTTGGCTGGCGTTGCAGGACCAGGCCGCGCTGGATGAAATGCAGGCCGACAGGATCAAATGGGGCAGTTCAACGGATCGGCATCTCGTGTCGGAcgtgaagaagacggaggtGGACGGCTGGGGGTGGGAGGGCAAGGTCGAGACGAGCAAGACGATTGCGGCCGATACAGCGGCGGGGGTGCTTCATAAATCGGCGGGGAGGCGATTGGGGGTCAAGAATGCGACGGAGGAGTCGCTGGTTGAGTTTGAGGAGGCGGGGGCGAGGGCatgggaggagatggagaggttGAGGCATCAGTGGGGGGAAGATTATAAAGCTGGAGAAACAGGCGTGAGCGATGTCTTTTTTGACCTTTTTCAATTTTATAcctcttttgctttgttacgagattttaattattatttgtTACGGACTATAtaggaagggaaaaaaggggcACAAGGAGATTTAGAATCAAGAGATGGGGTATTATACGTGTACGATTTTCAAACAAGCAAGTGTGGTATCACCATCactatattatatactaatcaTCAGCACTCTTAAGTGAACATCAAAGCACATCTCTTTTGTATTGTTTGACTTTGAACATTACGTTGAGTTTTCAGTATACTCGTTATATACCCCTGCTAAAACATCAAGCAGTCATCCATATACACATTCCAGGCGTTgtcaaaagacaagaaaaaaaaaaaaaactcgcAAACTATTAGAAACATTGCTTCGGGATAGAACTATCCCCAAAGTCGTCATAGGGTCATAAAACTCAGTTTGAGAAGGAAGAGTTC is a window encoding:
- a CDS encoding uncharacterized protein (BUSCO:EOG092D2FDT), translating into MTIEAPLPDAAAGSAVAPWETVAPEEQLFVLITGANSGIGLGTGQRLIDDFFATRSLTAHLILIPTTRSASKSLAAISALRAHALYAAKTSTALRARYDGEKEEYNWQDAVRRIHVLSLTLDLCDLRGVYAFAETLCRGRVSNPQGLEGEYLRDVRIPRLDTVIFNAAYGNWSGCNYPKAIWMILSEGLVQAVTYPTFKNSLPTSILNEQESYGYPEKPLLGEVFTACVFGHYVLAHQLLPLLSRHSESESRGRIVWSSSIEAIEEVYVADDMQCFLKPAAYESAKRLTDIISLSYSLPSVQKFSRPFLTIDQESGGDAAEKPVPPKMYLTHPGVVASTLFPVPWFFFWAYELALVVARWIGSPWHNVDGYRGSTSAAWLALQDQAALDEMQADRIKWGSSTDRHLVSDVKKTEVDGWGWEGKVETSKTIAADTAAGVLHKSAGRRLGVKNATEESLVEFEEAGARAWEEMERLRHQWGEDYKAGETGVSDVFFDLFQFYTSFALLRDFNYYLLRTI